The following are encoded together in the Oreochromis aureus strain Israel breed Guangdong linkage group 18, ZZ_aureus, whole genome shotgun sequence genome:
- the rpl5a gene encoding 60S ribosomal protein L5a translates to MGFVKVVKNKAYFKRYEVKFRRRREGKTDYFARKRLVVQDKNKYNTPKYRMIVRFSNRDICCQIAYAKIEGDHIVCAAYSHELAKYGITVGLTNYAAAYCTGLLLARRLLQKFGMDQVYEGQVEVTGDEFNVESVDGQPGAFTCYLDAGLARTTTGNKVFGALKGAVDGGLAIPHSLKRFPGYDTESKEFNAEVHRKHIMGMNVADYMSYLMEEDEEAYKKQFSRFIKNGVTPDTVEEMYKKAHAAIRANPVHEKKPKKDVKKKRWNRAKLSLAQRKDRVAQKKASFLRAQEQEAGDG, encoded by the exons ATG GGTTTCGTCAAAGTGGTGAAGAACAAGGCCTACTTCAAGCGCTACGAAGTCAAattcaggaggaggagag AGGGGAAAACCGACTATTTTGCCCGCAAACGCTTGGTTGTGCAGGACAAGAACAAGTACAACACCCCCAAGTACCGGATGATTGTCAGGTTCTCCAACAGGGACATCTGCTGTCAG ATTGCCTATGCGAAGATTGAGGGAGACCATATCGTTTGTGCTGCTTACTCTCATGAGCTGGCCAAGTATGGTATCACAGTGGGCCTCACAAACTATGCTGCTGCTTACTGCACCGGGCTGCTGCTGGCTCGCAGG CTACTGCAAAAGTTCGGCATGGACCAGGTGTACGAGGGCCAGGTGGAGGTGACGGGAGATGAGTTCAACGTAGAGAGCGTGGATGGGCAGCCTGGCGCCTTCACGTGTTACCTGGACGCAGGTCTGGCCAGAACCACTACAGGGAACAAAGTGTTTGGAGCACTAAAGGGGGCGGTTGATGGTGGACTTGCCATTCCTCACAG TCTGAAACGTTTCCCCGGCTACGACACAGAGAGTAAAGAGTTCAACGCAGAGGTGCATCGGAAACACATCATGGGCATGAACGTGGCCGATTACATGTCCTACCTGatggaggaggacgaggaggccTACAAGAAACAGTTCTCGCGCTTCATCAAGAACGGAGTCACTCCAGACACG gttgaAGAAATGTACAAAAAAGCACACGCCGCCATCAGAGCGAACCCTGTACAcgaaaagaaacccaaaaaagaCGTCAAGAAGAAGAG GTGGAATCGCGCCAAGTTATCTCTGGCACAGAGGAAGGACCGCGTCGCCCAGAAAAAGGCCAGCTTCTTACGAGCGCAAGAGCAAGAAGCAGGGGACGGTTAG